A single region of the Streptomyces sp. NBC_01381 genome encodes:
- a CDS encoding SCO4848 family membrane protein, translating to MKLSRPVSWFLLAFGVWSWFIWITFVKNLWKDGSGLAFDDGDPTAYFWVHLTLAVASFVLGTVVGTIGLRGVRALRRTS from the coding sequence ATGAAGCTCAGCCGCCCGGTCTCCTGGTTCCTGCTCGCCTTCGGCGTGTGGAGCTGGTTCATCTGGATCACTTTCGTCAAGAACCTGTGGAAGGACGGCAGCGGGCTCGCCTTCGACGACGGCGACCCGACCGCGTACTTCTGGGTGCACCTGACGCTCGCCGTCGCCTCCTTTGTCTTGGGGACGGTGGTGGGGACCATCGGGTTGCGTGGGGTGCGGGCTCTGCGCCGTACGTCATAG
- a CDS encoding metallophosphoesterase, giving the protein MIILFVLIGLAVLAAFAGLQWYAWRRLVRDTTARPGFVRRAGAVVFTVGPLLMFAAVASERAGAPFWLQQVLAWPGFMWMALSIYLVLALLAGELVRPVLLRLLRRRRSETTPTETAPTKATPTKATPTERASTEATPTEDPASTDDAPAASAVEAPRNPATPSRRLFVSRIVGGTAAAVAVGTVGYGTYGVLRGPRVKRVTVPLAKLPRAAHGFRIAVVSDIHLGPILGRGFTQRVVDTINGTQPDLIAVVGDLVDGDVDDLGPAAAPLAQLRARHGSYFVTGNHEYFSGAQQWVDHVRELGLRPLENARAELPAFDLAGVDDVAGESEGHGPDFAKALGDRDRSRASVLLAHQPVVIHDAVKHGVDLQLSGHTHGGQLWPGNFIADLANPTLAGLERYGDTQLYVTRGAGAWGPPVRVGAPSDITVVELASRQA; this is encoded by the coding sequence GTGATCATTCTCTTCGTACTCATCGGCCTCGCCGTCCTCGCGGCCTTCGCCGGGCTGCAGTGGTACGCGTGGCGGCGCCTGGTGCGGGACACGACGGCGCGGCCCGGGTTCGTGCGGCGGGCCGGTGCGGTGGTCTTCACCGTGGGGCCGCTGCTGATGTTCGCCGCGGTCGCCAGTGAGCGGGCCGGTGCGCCGTTCTGGCTGCAGCAGGTGCTGGCCTGGCCGGGCTTCATGTGGATGGCCCTGTCGATCTACCTGGTCCTCGCGCTGCTCGCGGGCGAGCTCGTACGACCCGTCCTGCTGAGACTGCTGCGACGGCGACGCTCGGAAACGACTCCTACGGAGACGGCGCCTACGAAGGCCACTCCTACGAAGGCCACTCCTACGGAGAGGGCGTCTACGGAAGCCACTCCTACGGAGGACCCGGCTTCGACGGATGACGCCCCCGCCGCCTCCGCCGTGGAAGCGCCGCGGAATCCGGCCACTCCCTCGCGTCGCCTCTTCGTCTCCCGGATCGTCGGCGGCACCGCCGCGGCCGTCGCCGTCGGAACGGTCGGCTACGGAACGTACGGCGTGCTGCGCGGCCCCCGGGTGAAGCGCGTCACCGTGCCGCTGGCCAAGCTGCCGCGCGCGGCGCACGGGTTCCGGATCGCCGTGGTCAGCGACATCCACCTGGGGCCGATCCTCGGACGCGGCTTCACCCAGCGCGTGGTCGACACGATCAACGGCACCCAGCCCGACCTCATCGCCGTCGTCGGTGACCTCGTCGACGGCGACGTCGATGACCTCGGGCCCGCCGCGGCACCGCTGGCGCAGCTCCGGGCCCGGCACGGCAGCTACTTCGTCACCGGCAACCACGAGTACTTCTCCGGCGCGCAGCAGTGGGTCGATCACGTACGCGAACTCGGCCTGCGCCCCCTGGAGAACGCACGCGCCGAACTGCCCGCCTTTGACCTCGCGGGCGTGGACGACGTGGCGGGCGAGAGCGAGGGGCACGGGCCCGACTTCGCCAAGGCGCTCGGCGACCGCGACCGGTCACGGGCGTCCGTGCTCCTGGCCCATCAGCCGGTCGTCATCCACGACGCCGTCAAGCACGGCGTCGACCTCCAGCTCTCCGGGCACACCCACGGCGGACAGCTCTGGCCAGGCAACTTCATCGCCGACCTGGCCAATCCGACGCTTGCGGGACTTGAGCGGTACGGCGACACCCAGCTGTATGTGACGCGCGGCGCCGGCGCGTGGGGGCCGCCGGTGCGGGTCGGGGCGCCGTCCGACATCACGGTCGTGGAACTGGCTTCCCGCCAGGCGTAA
- a CDS encoding ATP-binding protein → MLRRHAFRLPPHPASVALARVRVRDHLTAWGHTEKSVARHDVVLLVSELATNAVCHGLVLEREFEVAVTVLADGDCFIEVSDESPMGPELRGTGTWEDENGRGLRLLDALAEAWGVWQRGRHGKTVWALVRGTGDAGWP, encoded by the coding sequence TTGTTACGACGTCACGCGTTCCGGCTGCCACCGCATCCGGCGTCCGTCGCGCTCGCTCGTGTTCGCGTTCGCGATCATCTGACGGCCTGGGGGCATACGGAGAAGAGCGTGGCGCGCCATGACGTCGTACTCCTGGTGTCGGAACTCGCGACGAACGCGGTCTGCCACGGCCTCGTCCTGGAGCGGGAGTTCGAGGTCGCGGTCACGGTGCTCGCCGACGGCGACTGCTTCATAGAGGTCTCCGACGAAAGCCCCATGGGCCCGGAGCTGCGGGGCACGGGCACCTGGGAGGACGAGAACGGCCGGGGCCTGCGGCTCCTTGACGCGCTGGCGGAGGCGTGGGGCGTCTGGCAGCGCGGGAGGCACGGCAAGACGGTGTGGGCGCTGGTGCGGGGCACGGGGGACGCCGGGTGGCCCTGA
- a CDS encoding HAMP domain-containing sensor histidine kinase, giving the protein MRRAHRGTHSLRAKLTWVNVALLALGIVTATAVSIMGMRHFLLDNIDAELTSSRDSLHRMGLTMKQIEYISALGMALDNLSPGGTDRSGGLPRADTLIVAIGASGKPVPIGSLEPTPRQRALASAVDDPGALVSASQPRDVTLDGDPYRTVGARLDDGTTVLMATSTESLHSGIKKALKVDAAFGVALLGLLAVLTMISAHHRLRPLEDMVETASAIADGDLTRRVPSSRTPVLETEQLRLALNSMLHQVESAFETRERSSAQLRRFVADASHELRTPLSAIRGYLQLYDKGMLRDPTERTRAWDRVNAEADRMGRLVDELLTLARLDQQPELRFRNVDLSRLVRDAADDLRVQEPERPLTVRADGALLIRADESGLRKVLGNLLGNVRVHTPADAPVTLGVERVDGLVRLRVEDRGPGLDAQDAARVFDRFFRAGGGAGSGLGMAIVQGVVTAHGGEVEVETTPGEGLTVTVTLPAQSPS; this is encoded by the coding sequence ATGAGGCGTGCGCACCGCGGCACGCACTCGCTGCGCGCCAAGCTCACCTGGGTCAACGTGGCGCTGCTGGCCCTCGGCATCGTCACCGCGACGGCCGTGAGCATCATGGGCATGCGGCACTTCCTGCTCGACAACATCGACGCGGAGCTGACCTCGTCGCGCGACTCGCTGCACCGCATGGGTCTGACCATGAAGCAGATCGAGTACATCAGCGCGCTCGGCATGGCGCTCGACAACCTCTCCCCCGGCGGCACCGACCGAAGTGGTGGGCTCCCGCGCGCGGACACGCTCATCGTCGCGATCGGTGCCTCCGGGAAGCCCGTTCCCATCGGCTCGCTGGAGCCGACACCGCGCCAGCGCGCCCTGGCCTCCGCGGTGGACGACCCGGGCGCCCTGGTCAGCGCATCGCAGCCGCGCGACGTCACCTTGGACGGCGACCCCTACCGCACCGTGGGCGCACGCCTCGACGACGGCACGACCGTCCTGATGGCCACCTCTACGGAGAGCCTGCATTCGGGCATCAAGAAGGCGCTGAAGGTCGACGCCGCCTTCGGAGTGGCCCTGTTGGGGCTGCTCGCCGTCCTGACGATGATCTCCGCGCACCACCGTCTTCGCCCACTGGAGGACATGGTCGAGACCGCGTCCGCGATCGCCGACGGCGACCTGACGCGGCGGGTGCCGTCGAGCCGCACCCCCGTGCTGGAGACCGAGCAGCTGCGCCTTGCCCTCAACTCCATGCTCCACCAGGTCGAATCGGCCTTCGAGACCCGCGAACGCAGCTCCGCACAGCTGCGCCGCTTCGTCGCCGACGCCTCGCACGAGCTGCGTACGCCGCTGTCGGCGATCCGCGGCTACCTCCAGCTGTACGACAAGGGGATGCTCCGCGACCCGACGGAGCGCACGCGCGCGTGGGACCGCGTCAACGCCGAGGCCGACCGGATGGGGCGCCTGGTCGACGAGCTGCTGACCCTGGCCCGCCTGGACCAGCAGCCGGAACTGCGCTTCAGGAACGTCGACTTGAGCCGCCTGGTGCGGGACGCCGCCGACGATCTGCGCGTGCAGGAGCCGGAGCGCCCGCTCACCGTCCGCGCCGACGGCGCCCTGCTGATCCGCGCGGACGAGTCGGGGCTGCGCAAGGTGCTCGGCAATCTGCTGGGCAACGTACGCGTCCACACCCCCGCCGACGCGCCGGTCACGCTGGGCGTGGAGCGGGTGGACGGGCTTGTGCGGCTGCGTGTCGAGGACCGGGGGCCGGGCCTCGACGCGCAGGACGCGGCCCGTGTCTTCGACCGCTTCTTCCGCGCGGGCGGCGGCGCGGGCAGCGGCCTCGGCATGGCGATCGTGCAGGGGGTCGTCACCGCGCACGGGGGCGAGGTCGAGGTGGAGACGACTCCGGGCGAGGGGCTCACCGTGACGGTCACTCTGCCGGCGCAGAGCCCGAGTTGA
- a CDS encoding response regulator transcription factor, translated as MSHAEGRRGTDVGTPRGEEATVLVVEDEPSIADVLAIALRYHRFDVMVAGTVRDALALAERTRPDVALLDVMLPDGDGRALGRELRARHPELALVFLTARDAPSEVVGALGFGDDYITKPFNIDEVVARIGAVLRRTRAGDVLPQRPPLRYGDLELDDTTYVVRRADRTAQLTPTEYALLRFLVRNAGRVVPKEQLLRHVWSYEHTAESTVVETYISYLRRKLAAIGPPVITTRRGVGYGLA; from the coding sequence ATGAGCCACGCCGAAGGCCGCCGGGGAACAGATGTCGGAACGCCGCGGGGCGAGGAGGCGACCGTCCTCGTCGTCGAGGACGAGCCGAGCATCGCCGACGTGCTGGCCATCGCCCTGCGCTATCACCGCTTCGACGTGATGGTGGCGGGCACCGTGCGCGATGCCCTCGCGCTCGCCGAACGCACCCGGCCCGACGTGGCGCTCCTGGACGTGATGCTGCCGGACGGCGACGGGCGTGCGCTGGGCAGGGAACTGCGCGCCCGGCACCCCGAATTGGCACTGGTGTTCCTGACCGCGCGGGACGCGCCGTCGGAGGTCGTGGGCGCGCTCGGCTTCGGCGACGACTACATCACCAAGCCGTTCAACATCGACGAGGTCGTCGCCCGTATCGGGGCGGTCCTGCGCCGCACCAGGGCGGGCGACGTGCTCCCCCAGCGCCCGCCGCTGCGCTACGGCGACCTGGAGCTCGACGACACGACGTACGTGGTGCGCCGCGCGGACCGCACGGCGCAGCTCACGCCGACCGAGTACGCCCTGCTGCGCTTCCTGGTGCGCAACGCGGGCCGCGTCGTGCCCAAGGAGCAGCTGCTGCGCCATGTGTGGAGTTACGAGCACACGGCGGAGTCGACCGTCGTCGAGACCTACATCAGCTATCTGCGGCGCAAGCTGGCCGCCATCGGCCCGCCGGTGATCACGACCCGGCGGGGCGTCGGATACGGACTCGCATGA
- a CDS encoding MMPL family transporter has protein sequence MTALARWCHAHRLVVLVLWVGALFGLGAAGTSAGTAYSNVFSLPDTDSTRAYDLMTKAFPERSGDTDTVVWRVDEGASVRDKDVRSRIEPTLKDIAGMKGVGEVVGPYASKEAGASKKAGAFNKEGASKKADASKKAGASKKAGASKAGVSKEAGAAQISENGRIAYAQVTFTEQANFVPKDLVQDVVDTAQNAERGGLQVELGGQAITRIQEPPTGTSELVGIAAAAVVLFLAFGSLFAMVLPIVIAVFGVGLGMLSTMLLSHVTDIPEVAPLLGSLIGLGVGIDYALFIVTRHRRGILRGMEPRDAAVQALNTSGRAVLFAGGTVCIALAGMLVMRMRFLDGVVIAASLTVILSVLAAITLLPALLGLLGPRVLSRRQRRRLAATGPDPAEASGLAARWSSYVQKRPRSIAALAFVVMAFLALPLLSLRLGATDQGNHQESTTTRQAYDMLADGFGPGFNGPLQVVAEETDTGGLVKSIRSTEGVAQVAAAPPSDGISVINVVPTTSPQSEETDQLIDRLRGDVIPEAGVEAHVGGVTAIFKDFAAVTGDRLPYFVGAIIALGFLLLLIAFRSLVVPLTAALMNLIAAAASFGVLVAIFQWGWGTELIGVGKEGPITAFLPVIMLSLLFGLSMDYQVFLVSRMHEEWVHTKDNARAVRVGLAETSRVINCAALIMICVFSAFVLSGDMEGAMAGIGLAAAVALDAFILRTALVPAAMHLLGRANWWLPAGLEKRLPHLAVEPREEPEQAPSETVPHARVEPNGSGTASVVHGFIRTVEGDPVPDATLTLLSKGGRKLDRVTSLADGSYIVAAPSAGAYLLAATAPGYASRARHIMVADEPLMYDMELASGEVDAVN, from the coding sequence GTGACGGCATTGGCGCGGTGGTGCCATGCGCACCGCCTGGTGGTCCTTGTGCTGTGGGTGGGTGCCCTGTTCGGCCTGGGGGCGGCGGGGACCTCCGCGGGCACCGCCTACTCGAATGTGTTCTCCCTGCCGGACACGGACTCCACGCGCGCGTACGACCTGATGACGAAGGCGTTTCCGGAGCGCTCGGGGGACACCGACACGGTCGTGTGGCGCGTCGACGAGGGCGCATCGGTGCGCGACAAGGACGTACGTTCCCGGATCGAGCCCACGCTGAAGGACATCGCCGGCATGAAGGGCGTCGGCGAGGTGGTGGGCCCGTACGCATCCAAGGAGGCGGGTGCCTCTAAGAAGGCGGGTGCCTTCAACAAGGAAGGCGCGTCCAAGAAGGCGGATGCCTCCAAGAAGGCGGGCGCATCCAAGAAGGCAGGCGCCTCCAAGGCAGGCGTCTCCAAGGAGGCAGGCGCGGCACAGATCAGCGAGAACGGGCGGATCGCCTACGCCCAGGTGACCTTCACCGAGCAGGCGAACTTCGTCCCCAAGGACCTCGTCCAGGACGTCGTGGACACGGCTCAGAACGCCGAACGCGGCGGCCTCCAGGTCGAACTCGGCGGCCAGGCGATCACCCGCATCCAGGAGCCGCCCACCGGCACCTCCGAACTGGTCGGCATCGCGGCCGCGGCCGTAGTCCTCTTCCTGGCCTTCGGATCGCTCTTCGCGATGGTCCTGCCGATCGTCATCGCGGTCTTCGGAGTGGGCCTCGGCATGCTCTCGACGATGCTGCTCAGCCATGTCACGGACATCCCCGAAGTGGCCCCGCTGCTCGGCTCCCTGATCGGCCTCGGCGTGGGCATCGACTACGCGCTCTTCATCGTGACTCGGCACCGGCGCGGCATCCTGCGCGGCATGGAGCCGCGGGATGCGGCGGTGCAGGCGCTGAACACCTCGGGCCGCGCGGTGCTGTTCGCGGGCGGCACGGTGTGCATCGCGCTCGCCGGAATGCTGGTGATGAGAATGCGCTTCCTGGATGGCGTGGTCATCGCGGCCTCCCTGACGGTGATCCTGAGCGTCCTCGCGGCCATAACGCTGCTGCCCGCGCTCCTGGGGCTGCTCGGCCCCCGGGTGCTCAGCCGCAGGCAGCGGCGGCGTCTCGCGGCGACGGGGCCCGATCCTGCCGAGGCGAGCGGCCTCGCGGCGCGCTGGTCCTCGTACGTACAGAAGAGGCCGCGTTCGATCGCGGCGCTCGCCTTCGTGGTGATGGCCTTCCTCGCCCTGCCGCTGCTCTCCCTGCGCCTCGGCGCGACCGATCAGGGCAACCACCAGGAGTCGACGACGACCCGGCAGGCGTACGACATGCTGGCCGACGGCTTCGGTCCGGGATTCAACGGCCCACTCCAAGTTGTGGCCGAAGAGACCGACACCGGAGGCCTGGTGAAGAGCATCCGGTCGACGGAGGGCGTCGCCCAGGTGGCGGCGGCCCCACCGTCGGACGGCATCTCGGTCATCAACGTCGTCCCGACCACATCCCCCCAGTCCGAGGAGACCGACCAACTCATCGACCGGCTACGGGGAGACGTGATTCCGGAGGCCGGCGTCGAGGCGCACGTCGGCGGTGTGACGGCCATCTTCAAGGACTTCGCCGCGGTGACGGGCGACCGGCTGCCCTACTTCGTAGGAGCCATCATCGCGCTCGGCTTCCTCCTGCTGCTGATTGCGTTCCGCTCCCTGGTGGTGCCCCTGACGGCCGCCCTGATGAACCTGATCGCGGCGGCCGCGTCCTTCGGCGTACTGGTGGCGATCTTCCAGTGGGGCTGGGGCACGGAACTGATCGGCGTCGGCAAGGAGGGCCCGATCACGGCGTTCCTGCCAGTCATCATGCTGTCGCTGCTCTTCGGGCTCTCGATGGACTACCAGGTGTTCCTGGTGAGCCGCATGCACGAGGAATGGGTGCACACGAAGGACAACGCCCGCGCGGTCCGGGTGGGCCTCGCCGAGACGAGCAGGGTCATCAACTGCGCGGCCCTGATCATGATCTGCGTCTTCTCCGCGTTCGTCCTGAGCGGCGACATGGAGGGCGCGATGGCGGGCATCGGCCTTGCGGCAGCGGTGGCCCTAGACGCCTTCATCCTGCGCACGGCGCTGGTCCCGGCGGCGATGCATCTGCTCGGCCGCGCCAACTGGTGGCTCCCCGCGGGCCTGGAGAAGCGCCTGCCGCACCTGGCGGTGGAGCCACGGGAGGAGCCGGAGCAGGCCCCGTCCGAAACCGTCCCCCACGCGCGCGTGGAGCCCAACGGCTCGGGCACGGCCTCCGTAGTGCACGGTTTCATCCGCACAGTGGAGGGCGACCCGGTGCCGGACGCGACCCTGACGCTGCTCTCCAAGGGTGGCCGCAAACTGGACCGCGTGACGTCACTGGCCGACGGCTCGTACATCGTGGCGGCCCCGTCGGCAGGCGCCTACCTACTGGCAGCCACGGCCCCCGGCTACGCATCACGCGCCCGGCACATCATGGTCGCCGACGAGCCGCTCATGTACGACATGGAGCTGGCGTCGGGGGAGGTGGACGCGGTCAACTGA
- a CDS encoding MFS transporter, translated as MPSHPLLRNRPFRLLFLGRSLSLIGDAVIPAALSLAVIRATGSASALALVLGCAMGPRLLLLPIGGVVGDRFNARTVALGTDVVRCLTQLFVGVELLGGNPQLWHIALASAVGGAASAFAMPTLPTLITGTVDGKERHAANSALGVVKSTAMVGGPALAGLLIKYAGPGWAFVLDGVSFAVSACLLAAIRVRRVTPEGRRSLRKDLVEGWQEVRCRDWYWTSLVAHSAWNGAAAVLTTLGPAIAVKELGGEDVWIGILQAGAIGLLLGSLLAGRARPRRPILAANLGLATYALPLGLLAAEAPAPLIIGAYAVAQAGLGFLSPVWATSVQAAIPPGVLARVTSYDWLLSLAAMPLGYVLAPLAADAWGVAAPLWIAALVVGVACVGTAAVPGVREFGAGGASTPREVGGENGWFTPDGESDTGRSKNASRDTVS; from the coding sequence ATGCCGTCGCACCCCCTGCTGCGCAACCGCCCCTTCCGGCTGCTCTTCCTCGGCCGCTCCCTCTCCCTCATCGGCGACGCCGTCATCCCCGCCGCCCTCTCCCTCGCCGTCATCCGCGCCACCGGCTCCGCCTCCGCGCTTGCCCTCGTCCTCGGCTGCGCGATGGGGCCGAGGCTGCTGTTGCTTCCCATCGGCGGGGTCGTCGGCGACCGGTTCAATGCCCGTACCGTCGCGCTCGGCACCGACGTCGTGCGATGCCTGACGCAGCTCTTCGTAGGCGTCGAACTCCTGGGGGGAAACCCCCAGTTGTGGCACATCGCCCTCGCATCGGCGGTCGGCGGCGCCGCCTCCGCGTTCGCCATGCCCACCCTGCCGACCCTCATCACCGGCACCGTCGACGGGAAGGAGCGGCACGCCGCCAACTCCGCACTGGGCGTCGTCAAGAGCACCGCCATGGTCGGCGGCCCCGCGCTCGCCGGGCTCCTCATCAAGTACGCGGGCCCCGGCTGGGCCTTCGTGCTCGACGGGGTCTCGTTCGCCGTCAGCGCGTGCCTGCTGGCCGCCATCCGCGTGCGGCGGGTCACTCCGGAGGGGCGCCGTTCACTCCGTAAGGACCTGGTCGAGGGGTGGCAGGAGGTGCGGTGCCGGGACTGGTACTGGACCAGCCTCGTCGCGCACTCCGCGTGGAACGGCGCCGCCGCCGTGCTCACCACCCTCGGACCCGCCATCGCCGTCAAGGAGTTGGGCGGCGAGGACGTATGGATCGGCATCCTGCAGGCCGGCGCGATCGGGCTGCTGCTCGGCTCGCTGCTCGCGGGGCGGGCCCGGCCCCGGCGCCCGATCCTGGCGGCCAACCTGGGCCTCGCGACGTACGCCCTGCCCCTCGGCCTGCTCGCCGCCGAGGCCCCCGCCCCGCTCATCATCGGCGCCTACGCCGTCGCACAGGCGGGCCTCGGCTTCCTCAGCCCCGTGTGGGCGACATCGGTCCAGGCGGCGATACCGCCCGGCGTGCTGGCCCGCGTCACCTCGTACGACTGGCTGCTCTCGCTGGCCGCGATGCCCCTCGGCTACGTGCTCGCGCCCCTCGCGGCGGACGCGTGGGGCGTGGCGGCGCCCCTCTGGATCGCGGCCCTTGTGGTGGGCGTCGCGTGCGTGGGAACGGCGGCGGTGCCGGGAGTGCGCGAGTTCGGGGCAGGCGGCGCGAGTACGCCTCGTGAAGTCGGGGGCGAGAACGGTTGGTTCACCCCGGACGGCGAGAGCGACACCGGGCGCTCGAAGAACGCCTCCAGGGACACCGTCTCCTGA
- a CDS encoding MarR family winged helix-turn-helix transcriptional regulator, which yields MADKRDSATARDAGTARDAESGNAPENAREGLPENAHEGAPEPAARDWTDGHVERWLPVLPGLDPDIEGAVTRMKKLTVYLRRIREQSLIDFDLERPEFDTLHKLAGRGGRATPSELAADLDLAPASVTGRLGGLESRGLIRRTPSKEDRRRVDVELTKSGRSIWLGAMDVLGHEEYRLLGVLSKDERAQLSDMLRRIMLVAEEGGGASWR from the coding sequence ATGGCGGACAAGCGCGACAGCGCGACGGCGAGGGATGCGGGAACGGCGAGGGACGCGGAATCGGGGAACGCGCCCGAGAATGCCCGCGAAGGACTACCCGAGAACGCCCACGAAGGAGCCCCCGAGCCGGCCGCCCGCGACTGGACCGACGGTCACGTCGAACGCTGGCTCCCCGTGCTCCCCGGCCTCGACCCCGACATCGAGGGCGCCGTCACCCGCATGAAGAAGCTGACGGTGTATCTGCGCCGGATCCGCGAGCAGTCCCTGATCGACTTCGACCTGGAGCGCCCGGAGTTCGACACCCTCCACAAACTGGCGGGCCGCGGCGGCCGGGCCACCCCCTCCGAGCTCGCCGCCGACCTGGACCTCGCCCCCGCCTCCGTAACGGGCCGTCTGGGCGGCCTGGAGAGCCGGGGCCTGATCCGCCGTACCCCCTCGAAGGAGGACCGGCGCCGGGTCGACGTGGAGCTGACGAAGTCCGGCCGCTCGATCTGGCTCGGCGCGATGGACGTCCTCGGCCACGAGGAGTACCGCCTCCTCGGCGTGCTCTCGAAGGACGAGCGGGCCCAGCTCTCGGACATGCTGCGCCGCATCATGCTGGTGGCGGAGGAGGGCGGCGGCGCGTCCTGGCGCTGA
- a CDS encoding VOC family protein codes for MSDNQSVGLSADQPVSQSAGEAAAGQATDLLGFDNVLLPVGDLDEAVGFYERLGFPVSARIDEIGLAILKVGKEMPGVLLRVEDEVVRQPPPWASPRVWLEVRDARAAGRALDAAGVKLLAPPFSVATGWTVEVADPWGNVVGFTDYRKRPELARS; via the coding sequence ATGTCAGACAACCAGTCGGTCGGCCTGTCAGCTGACCAGCCCGTCAGCCAGTCCGCAGGCGAGGCCGCCGCCGGGCAGGCGACCGATCTCCTCGGGTTCGACAACGTCCTCCTCCCCGTCGGTGACCTGGACGAGGCCGTCGGGTTCTACGAGCGTCTCGGGTTCCCCGTCTCCGCCCGGATCGACGAGATCGGGCTCGCCATCCTCAAGGTGGGCAAGGAGATGCCCGGCGTGCTGCTGCGCGTGGAGGACGAAGTCGTCCGGCAGCCGCCGCCGTGGGCCTCCCCCAGGGTGTGGCTCGAGGTGCGCGACGCGCGCGCCGCGGGGCGTGCGCTGGACGCTGCGGGGGTCAAGCTGCTCGCGCCGCCGTTCTCCGTGGCCACCGGGTGGACCGTGGAGGTCGCCGACCCGTGGGGGAACGTCGTCGGGTTCACCGACTACCGCAAGCGGCCGGAGCTGGCGCGGAGTTGA
- a CDS encoding CGNR zinc finger domain-containing protein — translation MRAGFPDFRLGNVLATSFTGTLSERHGNAVERIPTPHRLIDWLAVSGLAVDSCTTAQLDLARELRESIHAAATAAAIQDALPATAVQVINDCSAQGRAAAILTPEGERRWRLSSASRVEDALSVIAADAISIIAGERDGKLALCASPTCQAAFFDTSQSRTRKWCDMNTCGNRQKKARFHANQRKNPSSAE, via the coding sequence ATGCGTGCTGGATTCCCTGACTTCCGCCTCGGCAACGTGCTGGCGACCAGCTTCACGGGGACCCTGTCGGAGCGTCATGGCAACGCCGTGGAGCGCATTCCCACGCCGCACCGACTCATCGACTGGCTGGCAGTGAGCGGCCTCGCCGTGGACTCCTGCACCACCGCCCAGCTCGACCTCGCCCGGGAACTGAGGGAGTCGATTCACGCCGCCGCGACAGCGGCCGCGATCCAGGACGCTCTGCCTGCGACTGCTGTCCAAGTCATCAATGACTGCAGCGCTCAGGGCCGGGCCGCGGCGATCCTGACACCCGAGGGCGAGCGGCGATGGCGGCTCAGCTCGGCTTCCCGCGTGGAAGATGCCCTCAGCGTGATCGCCGCCGACGCGATCAGCATCATCGCGGGCGAACGGGACGGAAAACTGGCCTTGTGCGCATCGCCGACCTGCCAGGCCGCCTTCTTCGACACCAGCCAGAGCCGCACCCGCAAATGGTGTGACATGAACACATGCGGGAATCGCCAGAAGAAGGCGCGCTTCCACGCCAACCAGCGCAAAAACCCCAGCTCAGCGGAGTGA